GCGCGTGCCCGATGCGGAAACCATCGACGACCTGATCCACGACAAGATTGAGCCCTCCGACTGGGGCGCCCACCTGGGCAAGTCTTCGTCTTCAATGGTCAATGCCTCTACCTGGGCGCTGCTGCTGACCGGCAAGGTGCTGGAAGAAGACCCCAAGGGCCCGACCCGAGCGCTGCGCGGACTGGTACGCCGCATGGGCGAGCCGGTGGTGCGCAAGGCGGTTGGTCAGTCGATGAAGATTCTCGGCCGCCAGTTCGTGCTTGGTCAAACCATCGAAGAAGGCATGAAGAATGCCCGTGAGCTCGAGAAACAGGGCTACACCTACTCCTACGATATGCTGGGCGAAGCGGCGCGCACCGACGAAGATGCCGTCCGCTATCATGAGGCTTATGCCAAGGCGATTTCCGCCATTGCCGAGCAAGCCAAAGGTGATGTACGCGGTAGCCCCGGCATTTCGGTGAAGCTCTCGGCGCTGCACCCACGTTATGAATACACTCACCGTGACACGGTGATGGCAGAGCTGTTGCCACGCGCCAAAGAATTGGTGCAGCAAGCGGCCAAGGCCAATATCGGTTTCAATATCGACGCCGAAGAGCAGGATCGGTTGGATCTCTCCCTCGACGTGATTGAGGCGCTAATGGCTGACCCCAGTCTGGACGGATGGGATGGCTTCGGGGTCGTCGTGCAAGCCTACGGGCGCCGTGCCGCGCCCATGATTGAGACACTCTACGAACTCGCCGAGCGGTTTGATCGCAAAATCATGGTGCGGCTGGTTAAGGGTGCCTACTGGGATACCGAAATCAAGCTCTCCCAGGAAATGGGGGTCAAGACCTTCCCGGTCTTCACTCGCAAGGTCAACACCGATGTCAGCTACATGGCCTGCGCGCAAATGCTGCTCGACCGGCGTGACCGCATCTATCCGCAGTTCGCGACTCATAACGCCCACACCTGCGCCGCCGTCGTGGAGATGGCGGGCAGCGATAAGGACAGCTACGAGTTCCAGCGCCTGCATGGCATGGGCGAATCGCTGCACCACATCGTCAAGGAGTCAGAAGGTACGCACTGTCGCATCTACGCCCCTGTTGGCGCGCACCGTGACCTGCTGGCCTACCTGGTACGCCGCCTGCTGGAGAATGGCGCAAACTCCTCGTTCGTCAACCAGGTAGTGGACAGTTCGATTCCGGCGAGCGAAGTCTCAAGAGATCCCATTGAAAGCTTTAAGCAACTCGGCAACGATGTCTCAAGCCCGTTGATCCGCCAGCCTAGCGAGCTGTTCGAGCCCGAGCGCAAGAACTCCAAAGGTTACCGCATCAACGAACCCGCCTCGATCCTGCCGCTGCTCAACGCTCGCGAAGCGTTTGCCGACGCCACCTGGACGGCAGGCCCCATGCTGGTGGGAAGCCCCGCCCCCCAAGGGCCTGCTCGCGATGCCGTCTCCCCCGCCGACGGCTCGCGGGTGATCGGCAAGGTGCATGAAGCCACACCAGAAGAAGTGGCGACTGCCCTTGACGCCGCCGAAGAAGGCTTCCGCGAATGGTCGTCACGCCCTGCTGCCGAACGCGCTGCGGTGCTACGCCGCACCGCTGATCTCTACGAAGAGCACATCGCCGAGCTGACCGTGATCACCACCCGCGAAGCGGGCAAGATGATGTTCGATGGCATCGCGGAAGTGCGTGAGGCGGTGGATTTCCTGCGCTACTACGCCAACGAAGGCGAGCGGTTGGAAGCGGAAGAACCCGGCAACGCCCGTGGCATCTTCGTCTGCATTAGCCCGTGGAACTTCCCGCTGGCCATCACTACCGGGCAGATCGCTGCAGCGTTAGTCGCTGGCAACGCGGTCATCGCCAAGCCCGCCGAGCAGACGCCCCTGATCGCTGCTCGCGCCGTCGAGTTGATGCGTGAGGCTGGCCTACCGGAAGCGGCACTGCAGTTGTTGCCTGGCGACGGCCCAACGGTGGGTGGCCCGCTAACCAGCGACCCACGTATCGCTGGCGTCTGTTTCACCGGCTCGACCCCGGTGGCACAGATCATCCACAAGGCTCTGGCGGACAACGCAGGTCCTGACGCCGTGCTGATCGCCGAGACCGGCGGCCTGAACTCCATGATCGTCGACTCCACGGCGCTGACCGAACAGGCTGTGCGCGATATCCTGATCTCCTCCTTCCAGTCAGCTGGTCAGCGCTGTTCCGCGCTGCGCATGCTGTATGTCCAGGAAGAGGCCCGAGACCGCCTGCTCAACATGCTCTACGGCGCCATGGACGCACTCACCATTGGCGACCCCTGGAACACGGATACCGACGTTTCGCCTGTGATCGACGTCGATGCCCAACAGGAAATCAGCGACTACGTTGCGTCGAATGAGAAAGCTGGAAAAGTGCTGAAGAAGCTGTCTGCGCCGGACACCGGCACCTTTGTCACCCCGGCGGTGATTGAAGTTGGGGGCATTGAAGATCTCGAACGAGAAATCTTCGGCCCGGTGCTGCACGTGGCCACCTTCAAGGCGCGGGATATCGACAAGGTTGTCGACGACATCAATGGCAAGGGCTACGGACTAACCTTCGGCCTGCATACCCGCATTGACGACCGCGTTCAGCAGATCGTCGAGCGCATCCATGTCGGCAACGTCTACGTCAACCGCAACCAGATCGGTGCCATCGTTGGCTCTCAACCGTTCGGCGGCGAGGGCCTCTCAGGTACCGGACCCAAAGCTGGCGGCCCGCTCTATGTCACTCGTTTCCGCCGCACCGCCGACGCCGAGCTACATGAGACGCCTAAGGGGAGCGCAGTATCACTTAGCGATCTCCAATCGGCTCTCGACGGGCTAGATGCACGTAACTGGGCAGCACGACCCAATCGCATCGAGGTACTGCGCAAGGCGCTCTCCGGTAAAGGTGGCGTGATCCGCAAGGCGCTTGCCGAAACAGCAGCGTTGGACATTACGCCGCAGACACTGCCGGGACCGACAGGTGAAAGCAACCGCCTGGCAATGTATCCGAAGGGCTCTGTTCTGTGTCTCGGGCCGACGCTGGATATCGCCATTGCACAAGCAGCACAGGCCCTAGGCACGGGCTGTGCCGCTGTCATCGTGGCACCAGGCGCCGAGCAGGCCGTGAAGCCCCTGATCGACGCCGGAGTGCCAGTGGCCGGGCTTGATGGCAGCGTTTCAGCCGAGACGTTGAGCGAGATCAAAGGGA
This Vreelandella neptunia DNA region includes the following protein-coding sequences:
- the putA gene encoding bifunctional proline dehydrogenase/L-glutamate gamma-semialdehyde dehydrogenase PutA produces the protein MNDHLQSDVSDLRSRIRSHYDANEADVLHGLIERIKLSEDDRKKVAAVGANYVERVRKERSPSMMEAFLAEYGLSTTEGVGLMCLAEALLRVPDAETIDDLIHDKIEPSDWGAHLGKSSSSMVNASTWALLLTGKVLEEDPKGPTRALRGLVRRMGEPVVRKAVGQSMKILGRQFVLGQTIEEGMKNARELEKQGYTYSYDMLGEAARTDEDAVRYHEAYAKAISAIAEQAKGDVRGSPGISVKLSALHPRYEYTHRDTVMAELLPRAKELVQQAAKANIGFNIDAEEQDRLDLSLDVIEALMADPSLDGWDGFGVVVQAYGRRAAPMIETLYELAERFDRKIMVRLVKGAYWDTEIKLSQEMGVKTFPVFTRKVNTDVSYMACAQMLLDRRDRIYPQFATHNAHTCAAVVEMAGSDKDSYEFQRLHGMGESLHHIVKESEGTHCRIYAPVGAHRDLLAYLVRRLLENGANSSFVNQVVDSSIPASEVSRDPIESFKQLGNDVSSPLIRQPSELFEPERKNSKGYRINEPASILPLLNAREAFADATWTAGPMLVGSPAPQGPARDAVSPADGSRVIGKVHEATPEEVATALDAAEEGFREWSSRPAAERAAVLRRTADLYEEHIAELTVITTREAGKMMFDGIAEVREAVDFLRYYANEGERLEAEEPGNARGIFVCISPWNFPLAITTGQIAAALVAGNAVIAKPAEQTPLIAARAVELMREAGLPEAALQLLPGDGPTVGGPLTSDPRIAGVCFTGSTPVAQIIHKALADNAGPDAVLIAETGGLNSMIVDSTALTEQAVRDILISSFQSAGQRCSALRMLYVQEEARDRLLNMLYGAMDALTIGDPWNTDTDVSPVIDVDAQQEISDYVASNEKAGKVLKKLSAPDTGTFVTPAVIEVGGIEDLEREIFGPVLHVATFKARDIDKVVDDINGKGYGLTFGLHTRIDDRVQQIVERIHVGNVYVNRNQIGAIVGSQPFGGEGLSGTGPKAGGPLYVTRFRRTADAELHETPKGSAVSLSDLQSALDGLDARNWAARPNRIEVLRKALSGKGGVIRKALAETAALDITPQTLPGPTGESNRLAMYPKGSVLCLGPTLDIAIAQAAQALGTGCAAVIVAPGAEQAVKPLIDAGVPVAGLDGSVSAETLSEIKGIAAVAAAGSSDWTRELRIALAKRDGAIVPLETQTISPDRYVVERHLCIDTTAAGGNASLLATAE